Proteins encoded by one window of Xenopus tropicalis strain Nigerian chromosome 6, UCB_Xtro_10.0, whole genome shotgun sequence:
- the LOC100498231 gene encoding uncharacterized protein LOC100498231, which translates to MSPVLVSLGLPCLLLFILPPMDRGANGQPDLPTTKNHNLDDQVPYCQKLLEKVFGVDVIKEVLAVNAAATPMPEVKNFDPQIGVKKLPSLKAAKTEEGNTLESNGEANSVSEENNVSLSTEPTVKGKEDPEWGFLDRKKPKNYEQMDINKLLMPNSHKHKHPPKVTTKPTQNKFPNTTTASATTTSATSPALPPVEESTVEESPTFTEALQNQETPEPIEVNTPSPGEGSVNQQAQNARGVAETCQPLQEESLCFNDELLHKIEEKIKDIVNQALSEIMSEVYASGQRRCPT; encoded by the coding sequence ATCGGGGAGCAAACGGGCAGCCGGACCTTCCCACTACAAAGAACCACAACTTGGACGATCAGGTACCATATTGCCAGAAACTGTTGGAGAAAGTGTTTGGAGTTGATGTTATAAAGGAGGTGCTGGCAGTCAACGCAGCTGCTACTCCAATGCCAGAAGTCAAAAACTTTGATCCACAAATTGGTGTAAAGAAACTTCCAAGTCTGAAAGCAGCCAAAACAGAAGAAGGAAACACACTGGAGTCCAACGGGGAGGCAAACTCAGTCAGTGAGGAAAATAATGTGTCGCTGAGCACAGAGCCTACAGTCAAGGGGAAGGAAGATCCGGAGTGGGGCTTTCTTGATAGGAAAAAGCCAAAGAATTACGAACAAATGGACATTAATAAGCTCTTGATGCCCAACAGTCATAAACACAAACATCCCCCAAAAGTGACCACAAAACCCACCCAAAACAAATTTCCAAATACTACAACAGCTTCTGCTACCACTACCAGTGCTACTTCCCCCGCACTTCCACCAGTAGAAGAAAGTACAGTAGAAGAAAGTCCTACATTCACCGAGGCATTACAGAACCAAGAAACCCCTGAACCGATTGAGGTTAATACGCCAAGCCCAGGGGAAGGATCCGTGAACCAGCAAGCGCAAAATGCCAGAGGCGTTGCGGAAACTTGTCAGCCATTACAGGAAGAGTCTCTCTGTTTCAACGACGAACTTCTGCATAAAATTGAAGAGAAGATCAAGGATATTGTTAATCAAGCGCTGAGTGAAATTATGAGTGAAGTGTATGCCTCCGGCCAACGTAGGTGTCCAACCTAA